In Opitutaceae bacterium TAV5, one genomic interval encodes:
- a CDS encoding 3-hydroxyacyl-ACP dehydratase, with translation MSTTVTDLIPHRPPFLFVDEIVSETADSLVARRTWRADEFFYEGHYPGAPITPGVLLCEATFQAGALYMARQALAAGVKPGEGGGGSPLIARIGEARFRNPVYPGDEVLIEVKKKEALGGFTMMSGSIKKADGTRVMNVEFSVAWKEPAKG, from the coding sequence ATGTCCACCACCGTCACCGATCTCATCCCGCACCGGCCGCCGTTTCTCTTTGTTGACGAAATCGTGTCGGAAACCGCCGACAGCCTCGTGGCGCGCCGCACGTGGCGGGCCGACGAGTTTTTCTACGAGGGACATTATCCCGGCGCGCCGATCACACCCGGCGTACTGCTGTGCGAAGCCACCTTCCAGGCGGGCGCGCTTTACATGGCGCGGCAGGCGCTGGCCGCGGGCGTGAAACCCGGCGAGGGTGGGGGCGGTTCGCCGCTCATCGCCAGGATCGGTGAGGCGCGCTTCCGCAATCCCGTCTATCCCGGCGATGAAGTGCTCATCGAAGTGAAGAAAAAAGAGGCGCTCGGCGGGTTCACCATGATGAGCGGCTCCATCAAAAAGGCCGACGGCACGCGGGTGATGAATGTCGAGTTTTCCGTGGCCTGGAAGGAGCCGGCCAAGGGCTGA
- a CDS encoding 3-oxoacyl-ACP synthase: protein MHFSHTCIETLATALPDEILTTDAIEERLRPLYERLRLPFGRLELMTGIRERRVWPAGTRPSDASAAAGRAALARSAVSADQIELFVHAAVSRDMLEPATASFAHRKIGLPATAQIFDVSNACLGFLNALTLAAGMIESGQIRCALVVSGENSRPLVEQTLETLLTAPLDRNGIKPYFANLTIGSGAVAAVVCHEEMLPPGAHPHRLLGGIARAATQHSELCQGDTHGADALAMQTDSEALLNAGLTLARETWDVFSATTAVAEWDAANADRFICHQVGRTHRRKLYETLGLDLAKDFSTFETLGNTGSVALPVTLAAAVEAGAVHEGSKVALLGIGSGLNALMLALEW, encoded by the coding sequence ATGCATTTCAGCCACACCTGTATCGAAACTCTCGCTACCGCGCTTCCCGACGAGATCCTCACCACCGATGCGATCGAGGAGCGCCTGCGCCCGCTCTACGAGCGCCTGCGTCTCCCCTTCGGCCGGCTCGAACTCATGACCGGCATCCGCGAGCGCCGCGTGTGGCCCGCCGGCACGCGCCCCTCCGACGCCAGCGCCGCTGCCGGTCGCGCCGCGCTCGCCCGCTCCGCTGTCAGCGCCGACCAGATCGAGCTCTTCGTCCACGCCGCCGTCTCGCGCGACATGCTGGAGCCTGCCACCGCCTCCTTCGCCCACCGCAAGATCGGCCTGCCCGCCACCGCGCAGATTTTTGATGTCTCCAACGCCTGCCTCGGTTTCCTCAACGCGCTTACCCTCGCCGCCGGCATGATCGAATCCGGCCAGATCCGCTGCGCCCTCGTCGTCTCCGGCGAGAACAGCCGTCCTCTCGTCGAGCAAACGCTGGAAACCCTTCTCACCGCTCCGCTCGACCGCAACGGCATCAAACCTTATTTCGCCAACCTTACCATCGGTTCCGGGGCCGTCGCGGCCGTTGTCTGCCACGAGGAAATGTTGCCGCCCGGCGCGCATCCGCACCGCCTCCTCGGCGGCATCGCGCGCGCCGCCACGCAGCACAGCGAACTCTGCCAGGGCGACACTCACGGCGCCGACGCCCTCGCCATGCAGACCGACAGCGAAGCGCTCCTCAACGCGGGCCTCACCCTCGCCCGCGAGACGTGGGATGTCTTCAGCGCCACTACGGCCGTCGCCGAGTGGGACGCCGCCAACGCCGACCGCTTCATCTGCCACCAGGTCGGCCGCACCCATCGCCGCAAACTCTACGAAACGCTCGGTCTCGATCTGGCGAAGGATTTTTCCACTTTCGAGACCCTCGGCAACACCGGTTCTGTCGCGCTTCCCGTCACGCTGGCCGCCGCCGTCGAGGCGGGCGCGGTGCACGAGGGCAGCAAGGTCGCCCTCCTCGGCATCGGCAGCGGCCTCAATGCGCTCATGCTCGCGCTCGAATGGTAG
- a CDS encoding alpha/beta hydrolase, protein MDNADQQTALQPPPTPLPDWLRALYPFTPRSFVTPRGARMSYVDEAPATAAPDIPHSALRTPHSSEAVLLLHGNPTWSFYYRELIPALVARGHRCIAPDHIGMGLSEKPEDYPYTLAARIDDIAALVRSLGLARVHLVVHDWGGAIGCGLVTLHPDLAGRFVILNTAAFHLPRIPRRIALCKTAFPGTLLVRGFNAFAWPATWMSMHRRKLTPDEKRGFLFPYDSWAHRVAVNAFVKDIPLTSAHPTWRTLETTGAGIGRFTPREPASTSFASGAPADPGLDSPPAPPPHPALILWGGRDFCFNDDFYDEWKQRWPHAEAHYLADAGHYVLADAADEVIPRIADFLSK, encoded by the coding sequence ATGGACAACGCAGACCAGCAAACCGCTCTCCAGCCTCCCCCGACGCCGCTTCCCGACTGGCTGCGCGCGCTCTATCCGTTCACGCCGCGCTCCTTCGTCACGCCCCGCGGCGCCCGCATGAGCTACGTGGACGAAGCGCCCGCAACCGCCGCTCCGGACATTCCGCATTCCGCGCTCCGCACTCCGCATTCGTCCGAGGCCGTCCTCCTGCTTCACGGCAACCCGACCTGGTCTTTCTACTACCGCGAACTCATCCCGGCGCTCGTCGCCCGCGGCCACCGCTGTATCGCGCCCGACCACATCGGCATGGGGCTTTCCGAAAAACCGGAAGATTACCCCTACACGCTCGCCGCTCGTATCGACGACATCGCCGCCCTCGTGCGTTCGCTCGGCCTTGCGCGCGTCCATCTCGTGGTCCACGACTGGGGCGGCGCGATCGGTTGCGGACTCGTCACGCTGCATCCCGATCTCGCCGGCCGTTTCGTGATTCTGAACACGGCGGCGTTTCACCTGCCGCGCATTCCGCGCCGTATCGCGCTTTGCAAGACGGCATTTCCCGGCACGCTTCTCGTGCGTGGCTTCAACGCCTTTGCCTGGCCCGCCACCTGGATGTCGATGCACCGGCGCAAGCTCACACCCGACGAGAAACGCGGCTTCCTGTTTCCCTACGATTCGTGGGCGCACCGCGTGGCGGTCAACGCCTTCGTCAAGGACATCCCGCTCACCTCCGCGCATCCCACCTGGCGCACGCTCGAAACCACGGGCGCGGGCATCGGACGGTTCACCCCGCGCGAGCCTGCGTCGACGTCGTTTGCTTCCGGCGCTCCCGCGGATCCCGGGCTCGATAGCCCTCCTGCCCCGCCTCCGCACCCCGCGCTCATTCTCTGGGGCGGGCGCGATTTCTGTTTCAACGACGATTTTTACGACGAATGGAAACAGCGCTGGCCGCACGCCGAAGCGCATTACCTCGCCGATGCCGGGCACTACGTCCTCGCCGACGCCGCCGACGAGGTCATCCCGCGCATCGCGGATTTCCTGTCGAAGTGA
- a CDS encoding LacI family transcriptional regulator: MIHPRVTLKQVAAKAGVHVSTAWRALKNDTYVDAAKRAKIRSVAKEMGYTPDPMLTALSHYRRRQNPPAYQSTFAWVNSFPERRACLEQENIRTFHAGAVEFAASMGFRLEEFWLKEPGMSAKRAREVLLTRGIRGLIFAPQPVAGATLALDIEPFTCVAIGYSLATPRMHVVCNHQHSSALLTLRQLCKLGHERIGMVSALETLRRCEHNFESPYYFYQSLQPETAVVPMFTIPGLNEPANINKAREGFLAWFRRYRPTAIIAHVSEVRGWLDAAGVRVPEDVSLATLSRSQDPDWSGIDQQEKLIGARTVELLISLFQSGERGAPATPMRMLVEGRWIEHETTRRIGPPAAELIERLA, from the coding sequence ATGATCCATCCCCGCGTTACCCTCAAGCAGGTCGCCGCCAAGGCCGGTGTGCATGTTTCCACGGCGTGGCGGGCTTTGAAAAACGACACCTATGTCGACGCCGCCAAGCGGGCAAAAATCCGCTCGGTGGCCAAGGAAATGGGCTACACGCCGGACCCGATGCTGACGGCGCTCAGCCACTACCGGCGGCGGCAGAATCCGCCCGCCTACCAGTCCACGTTCGCGTGGGTCAACTCGTTTCCCGAGCGTCGGGCCTGCCTGGAGCAGGAGAACATCCGGACGTTTCATGCGGGAGCGGTGGAGTTCGCCGCGTCGATGGGATTCCGGCTGGAGGAGTTCTGGCTGAAGGAGCCCGGCATGTCGGCCAAGCGGGCGCGCGAGGTGCTGCTCACGCGCGGCATCCGCGGGCTGATTTTCGCGCCGCAGCCGGTGGCGGGCGCCACCCTGGCGCTGGACATCGAGCCGTTCACGTGCGTGGCGATCGGGTACTCGCTGGCGACGCCGCGGATGCACGTGGTGTGCAACCACCAGCACAGCTCGGCGCTGCTGACGTTGCGGCAGCTCTGCAAGCTCGGGCACGAACGGATCGGCATGGTGAGCGCCCTGGAAACGCTGCGGCGCTGCGAACACAATTTCGAATCGCCCTATTATTTTTACCAGAGCCTGCAGCCGGAAACCGCCGTGGTGCCGATGTTCACGATCCCCGGGCTGAACGAACCGGCCAACATCAACAAGGCGCGCGAGGGGTTTCTCGCGTGGTTCCGGCGCTACCGGCCGACGGCGATCATCGCGCACGTGTCCGAAGTGCGCGGGTGGCTGGACGCGGCCGGAGTGCGCGTGCCGGAGGACGTGTCGCTGGCGACGCTTTCGCGCAGCCAGGATCCGGACTGGTCGGGCATCGACCAGCAGGAAAAACTGATCGGGGCGCGCACAGTGGAGTTGTTGATCAGCCTTTTCCAGAGCGGCGAACGCGGCGCGCCGGCCACGCCGATGCGGATGCTGGTCGAGGGGCGCTGGATCGAGCACGAAACGACCCGCCGGATCGGGCCGCCCGCCGCGGAGCTGATCGAGCGGCTGGCGTAG
- a CDS encoding glucuronate isomerase, producing MKPFLHDDFLLTTDTARELYHKHAAPQPIYDYHCHLPPDQIAANRQFENLSQIWLAGDHYKWRALRAAGVNEDLITGTSTSDYEKFLAYCRNVPSLVRNPLHHWSHLELRRYFGIDLLINEQNAPAIWQKANAKLATPALSTHGILTSNKVAVVCTTDDPADTLEHHIAIAKARTDATAAGKPALETRVYPTFRADKLMAVNNPAVFNPWCDTLGQRADLDIRSLATLLEALDKRHAFFHSIGGRLSDHGFENLPDADCTEREAAAIFDAVRSGKPATPEQTAKFVFFIMVYLGRLDFKRGWTKQLHLGAIRNNSSRLLKRIGADAGVDSIGDFPQARALSRYLDTLDRDGELPKVVLYNINPADNYLFATMAGNYQDGLTPGKVQFGSGWWFLDQKEGMEWQINALSQLGLLSRFVGMLTDSRSFLSYPRHEYFRRILCALIGADVEAGLIPADEPALVKLVTDISYNNAAAHFGLEVGKF from the coding sequence ATGAAGCCCTTCCTCCACGACGATTTCCTCCTCACCACCGATACCGCCCGCGAGCTTTACCACAAACACGCCGCGCCGCAGCCCATCTACGACTACCACTGCCACCTGCCCCCCGACCAGATCGCGGCCAACCGGCAGTTCGAAAACCTGTCGCAGATCTGGCTCGCCGGCGACCATTACAAATGGCGCGCCCTCCGCGCCGCCGGCGTCAACGAGGATCTCATCACCGGCACCTCCACCAGCGACTATGAAAAGTTCCTCGCCTACTGCCGCAACGTCCCCTCGCTCGTTCGCAATCCGCTTCACCACTGGTCGCACCTCGAACTCCGCCGCTACTTCGGCATCGACCTTCTCATCAACGAACAAAACGCCCCCGCCATCTGGCAAAAAGCCAACGCGAAACTCGCCACCCCCGCGCTGAGCACGCACGGCATCCTCACCTCCAACAAGGTCGCCGTCGTCTGCACGACCGACGATCCCGCCGACACGCTCGAACACCACATCGCCATCGCCAAAGCCCGGACGGATGCCACGGCCGCGGGCAAGCCCGCGCTCGAGACCCGCGTTTACCCGACCTTCCGCGCCGACAAGCTCATGGCGGTCAACAATCCTGCCGTCTTCAACCCCTGGTGCGACACCCTCGGCCAGCGCGCCGACCTCGATATCCGTTCGCTCGCCACACTCCTCGAGGCCCTCGACAAGCGCCACGCCTTCTTCCACTCGATCGGCGGACGCCTCTCCGACCATGGTTTCGAAAACCTCCCCGATGCCGACTGCACCGAGCGCGAGGCCGCCGCCATCTTCGATGCCGTCCGTAGCGGCAAACCCGCCACGCCCGAGCAGACCGCGAAGTTCGTCTTCTTCATCATGGTTTATCTCGGCCGCCTCGATTTCAAACGCGGCTGGACCAAGCAGCTCCACCTCGGCGCGATCCGCAACAACAGCAGCCGCCTGCTCAAGCGCATCGGCGCCGATGCCGGCGTGGATTCCATCGGCGATTTCCCGCAGGCCCGCGCGCTCTCGCGCTACCTCGACACCCTCGACCGCGACGGCGAACTGCCGAAGGTTGTCCTCTACAACATCAACCCGGCCGACAACTACCTCTTCGCCACGATGGCCGGCAACTACCAGGACGGTCTCACTCCGGGCAAGGTGCAGTTCGGCTCCGGCTGGTGGTTCCTCGACCAGAAGGAAGGCATGGAGTGGCAGATCAACGCCCTCTCGCAACTCGGCCTCCTCAGCCGCTTCGTCGGCATGCTGACCGATTCGCGCAGCTTCCTCTCGTATCCGCGCCACGAATACTTCCGGCGCATCCTCTGCGCGCTCATCGGCGCCGACGTCGAGGCCGGCCTGATCCCCGCCGACGAACCCGCCCTGGTGAAACTCGTCACGGACATCAGCTACAACAACGCCGCCGCCCACTTCGGCCTCGAGGTCGGCAAGTTTTGA
- a CDS encoding trans-2-enoyl-ACP reductase codes for MSSDFLQLAGKTVLVLGVANRKSVAWLTAKTLEEQGARVLYSVRSEVRKKSLETLLGDRPVFVCDVEHEGAAERLAAEVAAAQAAAGLGPIHGIVHSIAFANYSDGFKAFYETKRADFLQATAISAFSLVELARAFKPHLASDASVVTIGISSLLVTPDNYGYMGPVKAALESAARFLAKSFSTETATRDVRFNVVGAGPLKTSASAGIPGYLESYLYAEKLTFRKKNLSTQEVANAALFLLSPRSSGINGTTLTIDAGLGSNYFDAEIIRLAMRPEHRS; via the coding sequence ATGAGCAGCGACTTTCTCCAGCTTGCCGGCAAAACCGTCCTCGTCCTCGGCGTGGCCAACCGCAAGAGCGTGGCCTGGCTCACCGCGAAGACGCTCGAGGAACAGGGGGCGCGCGTCCTCTACAGCGTGCGCAGCGAGGTCCGCAAAAAATCCCTCGAAACCCTTCTCGGCGACCGCCCGGTTTTTGTCTGCGACGTGGAGCACGAGGGCGCGGCGGAACGCCTCGCCGCCGAAGTCGCCGCCGCGCAGGCCGCCGCCGGACTCGGTCCGATCCACGGCATCGTCCACTCAATCGCGTTCGCCAACTACAGCGACGGCTTCAAGGCGTTTTACGAGACGAAGCGCGCCGACTTTTTGCAGGCCACGGCCATCTCGGCCTTCTCGCTCGTCGAACTCGCCCGCGCGTTCAAACCGCACCTCGCGTCCGACGCATCGGTGGTGACGATCGGCATCTCCTCGCTCCTCGTCACCCCCGACAACTACGGCTACATGGGTCCGGTCAAGGCCGCGCTCGAATCCGCCGCGCGTTTCCTCGCCAAGTCGTTTTCGACGGAAACGGCGACCCGCGATGTGCGTTTCAACGTCGTCGGCGCCGGCCCGCTCAAGACCAGCGCCTCGGCCGGCATTCCCGGTTATCTCGAAAGCTATCTGTACGCCGAAAAGCTCACCTTCCGCAAAAAAAACCTCTCCACGCAGGAAGTCGCCAACGCCGCCCTTTTCCTGCTCAGTCCGCGCAGCAGCGGCATCAACGGCACCACACTGACCATCGACGCCGGCCTCGGCTCCAACTATTTCGACGCCGAAATCATCCGCCTGGCGATGCGTCCGGAGCACAGGTCATGA
- a CDS encoding oxidoreductase, whose amino-acid sequence MNKVRIGIVGLGNMGSGHSANILAGKISRLELTAVADTDPAKLKRVPQVKGFTSADEMIASGLIDAILIATPHYDHTTIGIKALKAGLHVLVEKPISVHRADCERLIAAYKGREGKQVFAAMFNQRTDHYYIKIRNLIRSGELGEIRRVNWIITDWFRTHAYYASGGWRATWAGEGGGVLLNQCPHNLDLFQWMFGMPTKLRSKCGFGKYHDIEVEDDVTALMEFSNGATGVFITSTGEAPGTNRLEITAERGKLVYEADKITYTRNEIPMRKYSETTTLAFGRPDKWDVSVPAAGHGGQHNEILQNFTNAILDGTELYAPAPEGIHSVELANAMLLSAWTDKEVSLPIDGKKYERLLKQKIAESARKPKKKKVTKASVAGDDFAKSFRG is encoded by the coding sequence ATGAACAAAGTGCGCATCGGCATCGTCGGACTCGGCAATATGGGTTCCGGCCACTCCGCCAACATCCTCGCCGGCAAGATCAGCCGCCTCGAACTCACGGCTGTCGCCGATACCGACCCGGCCAAGCTCAAGCGTGTGCCCCAGGTCAAGGGCTTCACCTCGGCCGACGAGATGATCGCCTCCGGCCTCATCGACGCGATCCTCATCGCCACGCCCCACTACGACCACACCACCATCGGCATCAAGGCCCTCAAGGCCGGCCTGCACGTGCTCGTCGAAAAACCCATTTCCGTGCACCGCGCCGATTGCGAGCGCCTCATCGCCGCCTACAAGGGGCGCGAGGGCAAGCAGGTGTTCGCCGCGATGTTCAACCAGCGCACCGACCACTACTACATCAAGATCCGCAACCTCATCCGCAGCGGCGAACTCGGCGAGATCCGCCGCGTCAACTGGATCATCACCGACTGGTTCCGCACCCACGCCTACTATGCCTCCGGCGGCTGGCGCGCCACCTGGGCCGGCGAGGGCGGCGGCGTGCTCCTCAACCAGTGCCCGCACAACCTCGACCTTTTCCAGTGGATGTTCGGCATGCCGACCAAACTCCGTTCCAAATGCGGTTTTGGCAAATACCACGACATCGAGGTCGAGGACGACGTCACCGCGCTCATGGAGTTTTCCAACGGAGCCACCGGCGTCTTCATCACCTCCACCGGCGAGGCCCCCGGCACCAACCGCCTCGAGATCACCGCCGAGCGCGGCAAGCTCGTTTACGAGGCCGACAAGATCACCTACACGCGCAACGAAATCCCGATGCGCAAATACTCCGAGACGACCACCCTGGCCTTCGGTCGTCCGGACAAGTGGGACGTCTCCGTCCCCGCCGCCGGCCACGGCGGGCAGCACAACGAGATCCTGCAAAACTTCACCAACGCCATCCTCGACGGCACCGAGCTCTACGCTCCGGCCCCCGAAGGTATCCACTCGGTCGAGCTGGCCAACGCCATGCTCCTCTCTGCCTGGACGGACAAGGAAGTGTCGCTTCCGATCGACGGCAAAAAATACGAGCGCCTGCTGAAGCAGAAAATCGCCGAATCCGCCCGCAAGCCGAAGAAGAAAAAAGTCACCAAGGCCTCCGTCGCCGGCGACGATTTTGCCAAATCCTTCCGCGGCTAA
- a CDS encoding cell division protein FtsK has translation MSAASPAAPSPEPPATRTPPPPAPSAAAWLVEDESLLAFWREEIEARHEERRTFQARHRDRLDDALDHMQMLRQSASDRAAEMAAGPDSADGAGADAPPSPADAARLAAPARPVFTPPDPFTSEEMACYRFPSLDLLRTPDADEKQFVTPQEIADGKRLLQDALDAFAVDAFVYDAIVGPRVTQFRVRPGFGVRVEAIAALEKNIALAMSANAVRIQAPIPGESFVGIEIPNRASAPLALRSTFQNAAWQNTAMDIPLILGVDIAGRHVLCDLARAPHALIAGATGSGKSVCISNLLLSLVYRFRPDELEMVLIDPKIVEFAIYKNLPHLIHPVVTDPKQAVQALKWLVREMERRYEILAEKNVRNLAGYNAKAAAEGFPKLPYIVLVIDELADLMMTAANDVETPIARLAQMSRAVGIHTVLATQRPSVNVITGIIKANYPTRIAFQVSSQVDSRTILDGKGAEALQGRGDMLFSPPGLGRLQRLQAPFVDDAEIERVVSFLKTQVQPRYRVELRPEDAPGGAGNGDDDPLGGNLTGNDPMIKEALAVIAAHGRASTSYLQRKLKIGYNRAASLMEEMEQRRYIGPQVGNNPREIFVQPGDINLD, from the coding sequence ATGTCCGCCGCATCTCCCGCCGCTCCCTCACCCGAACCTCCGGCAACCCGCACGCCGCCTCCGCCCGCTCCGTCCGCCGCCGCGTGGCTTGTCGAGGACGAGAGCCTGCTCGCCTTCTGGCGCGAGGAAATCGAGGCCCGCCACGAGGAACGCCGCACCTTCCAGGCGCGCCACCGCGACCGGCTCGACGATGCCCTCGACCACATGCAGATGCTGCGTCAGTCCGCCAGCGACCGCGCCGCCGAAATGGCCGCCGGCCCCGACTCTGCGGACGGCGCCGGCGCCGACGCCCCCCCCTCCCCTGCCGACGCCGCCAGGCTCGCCGCTCCCGCCCGGCCCGTCTTCACACCGCCCGATCCGTTCACCTCGGAGGAGATGGCATGCTACCGGTTCCCCTCGCTCGATCTCCTCCGCACGCCCGACGCCGACGAAAAACAGTTCGTCACCCCGCAGGAAATCGCCGACGGCAAACGCCTCCTCCAGGACGCCCTCGATGCCTTCGCCGTGGACGCGTTCGTCTACGATGCCATCGTCGGCCCGCGCGTCACCCAGTTCCGCGTTCGCCCCGGCTTCGGCGTGCGCGTCGAGGCCATCGCCGCCCTCGAAAAAAACATCGCCCTCGCCATGTCGGCCAACGCCGTGCGCATCCAGGCGCCCATCCCCGGCGAAAGTTTTGTCGGCATCGAAATCCCCAACCGCGCCTCCGCTCCTCTCGCCCTCCGCAGCACGTTCCAGAACGCCGCCTGGCAAAACACCGCGATGGACATCCCGCTGATCCTCGGCGTGGACATCGCCGGCCGCCACGTGCTCTGCGACCTCGCCCGCGCGCCCCACGCCCTCATCGCCGGCGCCACCGGCAGCGGCAAATCCGTCTGCATCAGCAACCTCCTCCTCTCGCTCGTTTACCGCTTCCGCCCGGACGAACTGGAAATGGTGCTCATCGACCCGAAGATCGTCGAGTTCGCCATCTACAAAAACCTCCCCCACCTCATCCATCCCGTTGTCACCGATCCCAAACAGGCCGTGCAGGCCCTCAAGTGGCTCGTCCGCGAGATGGAGCGCCGCTACGAAATCCTCGCGGAGAAAAACGTCCGTAACCTCGCTGGCTACAACGCCAAGGCTGCCGCCGAAGGGTTTCCGAAACTCCCCTACATCGTCCTCGTCATCGACGAACTCGCCGACCTCATGATGACCGCCGCCAACGACGTCGAGACGCCCATCGCCCGCCTCGCGCAGATGTCGCGCGCCGTCGGCATCCACACCGTCCTCGCCACCCAGCGCCCCTCGGTGAACGTCATCACCGGCATCATCAAGGCCAACTACCCCACGCGCATCGCCTTCCAGGTGTCCTCGCAGGTGGACAGCCGCACGATCCTCGACGGCAAGGGCGCCGAAGCCCTGCAAGGCCGCGGCGACATGCTTTTCAGCCCGCCCGGCCTCGGTCGCCTCCAGCGCCTGCAGGCGCCCTTCGTGGACGATGCCGAGATCGAGCGCGTCGTCAGTTTCCTCAAAACCCAGGTGCAGCCGCGCTACCGCGTCGAGCTTCGCCCCGAAGACGCCCCCGGCGGCGCCGGCAACGGCGACGACGATCCCCTCGGCGGCAACCTCACCGGCAACGATCCCATGATAAAGGAAGCCCTCGCCGTCATCGCCGCGCACGGCCGCGCCAGCACCAGCTACCTGCAACGGAAGTTGAAAATCGGATACAACCGCGCCGCCTCGCTCATGGAGGAGATGGAGCAGCGCCGCTACATCGGCCCGCAGGTGGGCAACAACCCCCGCGAAATCTTCGTCCAGCCCGGCGACATCAACCTCGACTGA
- a CDS encoding plasmid stabilization protein, whose amino-acid sequence MNPCRLHPEADAEYAAAAEYYASVRSGLGGRFYDEIERLIAAIRTDPLLGREIQPSIRWRLSSIFPYAVIYSNTPEGILIWAIMHLRREPAYWLHRLN is encoded by the coding sequence GTGAACCCCTGTCGACTACATCCCGAAGCCGATGCCGAATACGCCGCCGCGGCGGAATACTACGCTTCCGTCCGCTCCGGCCTGGGCGGACGCTTTTACGACGAAATCGAACGCCTGATCGCAGCCATTCGCACCGACCCACTGCTCGGACGCGAAATCCAGCCTTCCATCCGCTGGCGTTTATCATCCATTTTCCCCTACGCCGTCATCTACAGCAACACCCCCGAAGGCATCCTCATCTGGGCGATCATGCATCTGCGTCGCGAACCTGCCTACTGGCTCCATCGCCTCAACTGA
- a CDS encoding xylose isomerase, producing the protein MKISQVAIQLYTLREHCKTAADLAETCKKVRAIGYEAVQASGVGPIPEEEIASIIKDAGLILCATHENGQKILDETDAIIERMNKLGCKLTAYPYPAGVDFTSRESIDTTIKKLDAAGAKMRAAGITLGYHNHGIEFAKVPGTGQTFFEYVFANTKPENVVAEPDTYWVQYGGADPVVWAKKLAGRLPFIHLKDYTFNAKENKPMFCEIGAGNLDFKAIIAAAEAGGCQWFIVEQDTTPGDPFVSVKQSFDYIKANLVS; encoded by the coding sequence ATGAAAATCTCCCAGGTTGCCATCCAGCTCTACACGCTCCGCGAGCACTGCAAGACCGCCGCCGATCTCGCCGAGACCTGCAAAAAAGTCCGCGCCATCGGCTACGAAGCCGTCCAGGCCAGCGGCGTCGGCCCGATTCCCGAAGAAGAGATCGCCAGCATCATCAAGGACGCCGGCCTCATCCTCTGCGCCACGCACGAGAACGGCCAGAAAATCCTCGATGAAACCGACGCCATTATCGAGCGCATGAACAAGCTCGGCTGCAAACTCACCGCCTACCCGTATCCGGCGGGCGTGGATTTCACCAGCCGCGAGTCCATCGACACCACCATCAAAAAGCTCGATGCCGCCGGAGCCAAGATGCGCGCCGCCGGCATCACCCTCGGCTACCACAACCACGGCATCGAGTTCGCCAAGGTTCCCGGCACCGGCCAGACCTTTTTCGAGTACGTCTTCGCCAACACCAAGCCCGAAAACGTCGTCGCCGAACCCGACACCTACTGGGTGCAATACGGCGGCGCCGACCCCGTCGTCTGGGCGAAGAAACTCGCCGGCCGCCTCCCCTTCATCCACCTGAAGGATTACACCTTCAACGCGAAAGAGAACAAACCCATGTTCTGCGAAATCGGCGCCGGCAACCTCGACTTCAAGGCCATTATCGCCGCCGCCGAGGCCGGTGGTTGCCAGTGGTTCATCGTCGAGCAGGACACCACGCCCGGCGACCCCTTCGTTTCCGTCAAGCAGAGCTTCGACTACATCAAGGCCAACCTCGTCAGCTGA
- a CDS encoding addiction module antitoxin RelB, which yields MTTIDQIVEETRSLPHDTVLELVDRILLNLHGGQSPQHAQAWTTTLQRRVEEVRSGAVQTIPHEETAAKIRRIVGR from the coding sequence ATGACAACCATTGACCAGATCGTTGAAGAAACCCGTTCGCTCCCGCACGACACCGTGCTGGAGCTGGTGGACCGCATCCTGCTCAACCTTCACGGAGGCCAAAGCCCGCAGCACGCCCAAGCCTGGACGACTACCCTTCAACGCCGGGTTGAGGAAGTCCGTAGCGGCGCCGTGCAGACGATTCCCCATGAAGAGACCGCGGCCAAAATCCGCCGCATCGTTGGCCGGTGA